From one Azospirillum ramasamyi genomic stretch:
- a CDS encoding YnfA family protein: protein MERAVWPTLALYGAAALAEIAGCFAFWAWARLGRSLWWTLPGVASLCLFAWLLTRADAEFAGRAYAAYGGVYIAASLLWLWLVEGARPDRWDTAGALVCLAGAAIILAGPRAG from the coding sequence ATGGAGCGGGCGGTATGGCCGACGCTGGCCCTGTACGGGGCGGCGGCGCTGGCGGAGATCGCCGGCTGTTTCGCCTTCTGGGCCTGGGCGCGGCTGGGGCGCAGCCTGTGGTGGACGCTGCCGGGGGTGGCCAGCCTGTGCCTGTTCGCCTGGCTGCTGACGCGGGCCGACGCGGAGTTCGCCGGCCGGGCCTATGCCGCCTATGGCGGCGTCTACATCGCCGCCTCGCTGCTGTGGCTCTGGCTGGTCGAGGGGGCGCGGCCGGACCGCTGGGATACGGCCGGCGCGCTGGTCTGCCTTGCCGGTGCGGCGATTATCCTCGCTGGTCCCCGCGCGGGCTGA
- a CDS encoding putative bifunctional diguanylate cyclase/phosphodiesterase encodes MNGSEISGPDGDVSVREGGAVALPRDPAFLASLGSSLLASDPLDRCGALLVYVDRDRVIRHADPRFAAVLDADPADLVGQPLADFDHPAIAALTMAITAVGQSPSRSSAPLDCLTAGGDGRRSILCGGVLAHRDAMGETVGYLGTFHQTGDPDRIAEFVTCRDSFIATLLDAAVDGIIVSDRSGIIRSINRACCQLFGYEESELLGRNMTILMPPPFSRDHNRYIDTYMKTDRAKIIGIGRETLGQRKDGTVFPIHLSVGQARLGEEVTFVGIIRDISERLAAEQRATYLARHDPLTGVLTRTAFLEDCEALFAGHGTADGEAAGEGLFALFSFDVDQFSDVNEAFGFHVGDTALKAMVSRVIEVLPPNTIVCRIAADEFAALSRVSDGEHARTLAGVLHDRLTASIYADRHWVRLRLSVGAAVQDDSVSTLEDLNAKAKLALQAVQHNGGNAVCFYTPEMAAAATRRMMLTMHLTHAIERNELHLVYQPIVDRYGQIRSAEALLRWNHHALGPVSPGEFIPVAEESGLIVPITDWVLSTAVAQMSRWEDEGVLPDRVFLNISGQQFLRGNLTLRLEELLSQHPSLRRHLGLEITEQAAVRDLKVAVRTLGELADLGIQAAIDDFGSGYSSLSYVQQLPVAKLKIDRAFVIDVPENPKSNALVRAAVGMAHGLGLTTVAEGVETAEQRDFLVSVGCDMMQGYLFGRPMAPDALADMVRAQAVLPCG; translated from the coding sequence ATGAACGGCTCCGAAATCAGCGGTCCCGACGGCGATGTTTCCGTCCGGGAAGGCGGTGCCGTCGCCCTGCCGCGCGATCCGGCCTTCCTGGCTTCGCTGGGATCGAGCCTGCTGGCCTCCGATCCCCTCGACCGTTGTGGGGCGCTGCTGGTTTATGTCGACCGCGATCGCGTGATCCGCCATGCCGATCCGCGCTTCGCCGCCGTGCTGGACGCCGATCCGGCGGACCTCGTCGGCCAACCGCTCGCCGACTTCGATCATCCGGCGATCGCAGCGCTGACGATGGCCATCACGGCGGTCGGCCAATCACCGTCGCGGTCTTCGGCGCCGCTCGATTGCCTGACGGCCGGCGGCGACGGCCGCCGCTCGATTCTCTGCGGCGGCGTGCTCGCCCACCGCGACGCCATGGGCGAGACGGTGGGATATCTCGGCACCTTCCACCAGACCGGCGACCCCGACCGCATCGCGGAGTTCGTGACCTGCCGCGATAGCTTCATCGCGACCCTGCTGGACGCCGCGGTGGACGGCATCATCGTGTCCGACCGCAGCGGCATCATCCGCTCCATCAATCGTGCCTGCTGCCAGTTGTTCGGGTACGAGGAGAGCGAACTGCTCGGGCGGAACATGACCATCCTGATGCCGCCACCCTTCTCGCGCGACCACAACCGCTACATCGACACCTATATGAAGACGGACCGGGCCAAGATCATCGGCATCGGCCGTGAAACATTGGGCCAGCGCAAGGACGGCACCGTCTTCCCCATCCATCTCAGCGTCGGCCAGGCGCGACTGGGGGAGGAGGTGACATTCGTCGGCATCATCCGCGACATCTCCGAACGGCTGGCGGCCGAACAGCGTGCGACATATCTGGCGCGGCACGACCCGCTGACCGGCGTCCTCACCCGCACCGCCTTCCTGGAGGATTGCGAGGCGCTGTTCGCCGGCCACGGCACGGCGGACGGGGAAGCGGCGGGCGAGGGGTTGTTCGCGCTCTTCTCCTTCGACGTCGATCAGTTCAGCGACGTGAACGAGGCCTTCGGCTTCCATGTCGGCGACACGGCGCTGAAGGCCATGGTCAGCCGGGTGATCGAGGTCCTGCCGCCCAACACCATCGTCTGCCGCATCGCCGCCGATGAATTCGCAGCGCTGTCACGGGTGAGCGACGGCGAACATGCGCGGACGCTGGCCGGGGTTCTGCACGACCGGCTGACCGCCTCCATCTATGCCGACCGCCATTGGGTGCGGCTGCGCCTGTCGGTCGGGGCGGCGGTACAGGACGATTCGGTCAGCACGCTGGAGGATCTGAACGCCAAGGCGAAGCTGGCCCTGCAGGCGGTGCAGCACAATGGCGGCAACGCCGTCTGCTTCTACACGCCGGAAATGGCGGCGGCGGCGACGCGGCGGATGATGCTGACCATGCATCTGACCCACGCCATCGAACGCAACGAACTGCATCTGGTGTATCAGCCCATCGTCGACCGGTACGGCCAAATCCGCTCGGCGGAGGCTTTGCTGCGCTGGAACCACCATGCGCTGGGGCCGGTTTCTCCCGGCGAGTTCATCCCGGTGGCGGAGGAAAGCGGGCTGATCGTTCCCATCACCGATTGGGTGCTGTCCACCGCCGTCGCCCAGATGTCGCGGTGGGAGGATGAGGGCGTGCTGCCCGACCGCGTCTTCCTCAACATCTCCGGACAGCAGTTCCTGCGCGGCAACCTGACGCTGCGGCTGGAAGAGCTGTTGTCCCAGCATCCGTCACTGCGCAGGCATCTGGGGCTGGAGATCACCGAACAGGCTGCGGTGCGCGATCTGAAGGTGGCGGTGCGCACGCTGGGGGAACTCGCCGACCTCGGCATCCAGGCGGCCATCGACGATTTCGGCTCCGGCTATTCCTCGCTCAGCTATGTGCAGCAGCTGCCGGTGGCGAAGCTGAAGATCGACCGCGCCTTCGTCATCGACGTTCCCGAGAATCCCAAGAGCAACGCGCTGGTCCGCGCCGCCGTCGGCATGGCGCACGGCCTGGGCCTGACCACCGTCGCCGAAGGGGTGGAGACGGCGGAGCAGCGGGATTTCCTGGTGTCGGTCGGCTGCGACATGATGCAGGGCTATCTCTTCGGCCGGCCGATGGCGCCCGACGCGCTGGCCGACATGGTGCGGGCGCAGGCGGTGCTGCCCTGCGGATAA
- a CDS encoding Fe(3+) ABC transporter substrate-binding protein codes for MFINKFAGIAFAVGALTAFSVQAQEVNIYNSRHYNTDRAIYDNFTKATGIKVNIIEGNHDELIQRIKSEGASSPADLFITVDAGRLAAAAKEGLLAPVTSPALDAIKVPSNLRDPNGAWWGLSSRARIVVYARDRVKPEQIKNYEDLAKEEWKGRVLTRTGTHPYSLALTASMIEAQGEEKTEEWVKGLVANLARKPQGGDTDQIRAVAVGEGDVAIANTYYVGKLITSAKQEDREVASKIGVIFPNQDNRGTHVNLSGAGVVKTSKNQENARKLLEYLLSPEAQRLFADGNMEYPVNPAVQPHPELVKLGNFKAADVNAAAFAAYTPQALRIMDRAGWK; via the coding sequence ATGTTCATCAACAAGTTTGCCGGAATCGCGTTCGCCGTCGGTGCCTTGACCGCCTTCTCCGTCCAGGCCCAGGAAGTGAATATCTACAACTCGCGGCATTACAACACCGACCGGGCGATCTACGATAACTTCACGAAAGCGACCGGCATCAAGGTCAACATCATCGAAGGCAACCACGACGAACTGATCCAGCGCATCAAGTCGGAGGGCGCCAGCAGCCCGGCCGACCTGTTCATCACCGTGGACGCCGGCCGCCTGGCCGCCGCGGCGAAGGAGGGGCTGCTCGCCCCGGTCACCTCGCCCGCGCTCGACGCCATCAAGGTTCCGTCCAACCTGCGCGATCCGAACGGCGCCTGGTGGGGCCTGTCCAGCCGCGCCCGCATCGTCGTCTATGCCCGCGACCGGGTGAAGCCGGAGCAGATCAAGAATTACGAAGACCTCGCCAAGGAGGAATGGAAGGGCCGCGTCCTGACCCGCACCGGCACCCATCCCTACAGCCTGGCCCTGACCGCCTCGATGATCGAAGCCCAGGGCGAGGAGAAGACGGAGGAGTGGGTGAAGGGGCTGGTCGCCAACCTCGCCCGTAAGCCGCAGGGCGGCGACACCGACCAGATCCGGGCGGTCGCCGTGGGCGAGGGCGACGTCGCCATCGCCAACACCTATTACGTCGGCAAGCTGATCACCTCCGCCAAGCAGGAGGACCGCGAGGTCGCCTCGAAGATCGGCGTGATCTTCCCCAACCAGGACAACCGCGGCACCCATGTGAACCTCAGCGGCGCCGGCGTGGTGAAGACCTCCAAGAACCAGGAGAACGCCCGCAAGCTGCTGGAATACCTGCTGAGCCCCGAGGCGCAGCGGCTGTTCGCCGACGGCAACATGGAGTATCCGGTCAACCCGGCGGTCCAGCCCCATCCGGAGCTGGTGAAGCTCGGCAACTTCAAGGCCGCCGACGTCAACGCCGCCGCCTTCGCCGCCTACACCCCGCAGGCGCTGCGCATCATGGACCGTGCCGGCTGGAAGTAA
- a CDS encoding ABC transporter ATP-binding protein: protein MTEAPFTVKSSAPSPSSVVLTGITHRYGPLTAVDDVSLSVAPREVVCIVGPSGCGKSTLLRLISGLETVQAGTITVDGVPLATADRSLPPERRPVGMMFQDFALFPHLTVAGNIAFGQTDRPRAERKRRVAELLETMALTRYADAYPHTLSGGQQQRVALARAMARDPKVLLLDEPFSALDEQLRRSVREEVVRIIRASGIATIVVTHDPEEAMEMGNRVVVMEAGRIVQADTPVNLYQRPANSFVARLFGEVNRFESTVRDGQIVTPLGRIQAPHLPGGTRVEVACRVEDLELVPLGARPDAVPVRVRHSSFLGPATRVCLDLPDGTSEVHARLPGHVDVRAGEELSAAIAAERVMVFPAE from the coding sequence ATGACCGAGGCCCCGTTCACCGTGAAATCGTCCGCCCCCTCTCCTTCGTCTGTCGTCCTGACGGGCATCACCCACCGCTACGGGCCGCTGACCGCCGTCGACGACGTGTCGCTGTCGGTCGCCCCGCGGGAGGTGGTCTGCATCGTCGGCCCGTCGGGCTGCGGCAAATCGACCCTGCTGCGGCTGATCAGCGGATTGGAGACGGTCCAGGCCGGGACGATCACGGTGGACGGGGTGCCGCTCGCCACCGCCGACCGTTCCCTGCCGCCGGAAAGGCGGCCGGTCGGCATGATGTTCCAGGATTTCGCGCTGTTCCCGCACCTGACCGTCGCGGGCAACATCGCCTTCGGCCAGACCGACCGCCCCCGCGCCGAGCGCAAGCGGCGGGTGGCCGAACTGCTCGAAACCATGGCGCTGACCCGCTACGCCGACGCCTATCCGCACACTTTGTCGGGCGGGCAGCAGCAGCGGGTGGCGCTGGCCCGCGCCATGGCGCGCGATCCCAAGGTTCTCCTGCTGGACGAACCCTTCTCCGCCCTCGACGAGCAGCTTCGCCGCTCGGTGCGCGAAGAGGTTGTGCGGATCATCCGCGCCAGCGGCATCGCCACCATCGTCGTCACCCACGACCCGGAAGAGGCGATGGAGATGGGCAACCGCGTGGTGGTGATGGAGGCCGGACGCATCGTCCAGGCCGACACGCCGGTCAACCTCTACCAGCGCCCGGCCAACAGCTTCGTCGCCCGCCTGTTCGGCGAGGTGAACCGTTTTGAATCGACGGTGCGCGACGGCCAGATCGTCACGCCGCTCGGCCGCATCCAGGCGCCGCACCTGCCCGGCGGGACCAGGGTGGAGGTCGCCTGCCGTGTCGAGGATCTGGAACTGGTGCCGCTCGGCGCCCGCCCCGACGCGGTGCCGGTGCGTGTCCGCCACTCCAGCTTTCTGGGTCCGGCGACGCGGGTCTGCCTGGATTTGCCGGACGGCACTTCCGAGGTCCATGCCCGCCTGCCGGGCCATGTGGACGTCCGCGCCGGCGAGGAACTCTCCGCCGCGATAGCGGCCGAACGGGTGATGGTGTTCCCGGCGGAGTGA
- a CDS encoding ABC transporter ATP-binding protein produces MTNKSGKPLRLDAATERLVARMWREWVRPYRGKLMLSFLLMAVVAAATGAYPLLIDRSYAMFSAQDRGMLLAIPLAIVAVTVIKGASLYAQTVVTSDIVQRVIADVRLSMFTHLQTADMAQLHATPTGALTSRFINDVDLIRNALTRTLTGLVRDILTVIALVGSMFYLDWLLSLIVFIIYPIAAVPIVRIGKRLRRVSRDTQAQMGDMTSLLTESLSGARMVKTYNLEDYERARAGRAFHENYQLTMKAVRARSRIDPMMEVLGGVAVAGVIAFAGYRMTMGEGSVGAFSGFVGALLMAAQPVRAIGTLNAALQEGLAAAQRIFELLDQQPTILERPDAKPLTVTEGAVALRGVRFSYEAGGEAAGDTLKGIDLDVPAGSTVALVGRSGAGKSTVFNLIPRLYDVTGGEVLVDGQDVRGATLRSLRGAVSIVSQDTVLFNDTVRANIGFGRLDAGMEEIVAAAKAAAAHDFVSRLPEGYDTVIGDRGVKLSGGERQRLALARAFLKDAPILLLDEATSALDSESERLVQAALERLTEGRTTLVIAHRLATVRNADRIVVMEGGRIIEQGTHDALIAADGAYARLCRLQFGEDEVRAGA; encoded by the coding sequence GTGACGAACAAGAGCGGCAAGCCCCTGCGCCTGGATGCGGCGACCGAGCGGCTGGTGGCGCGGATGTGGCGCGAGTGGGTGCGGCCCTATCGCGGCAAGCTGATGCTGTCCTTCCTGCTGATGGCGGTGGTGGCGGCGGCGACCGGCGCCTATCCGCTGCTGATCGACCGGTCCTATGCCATGTTCTCCGCCCAGGACCGCGGCATGCTGCTGGCGATTCCCCTGGCGATCGTCGCGGTGACGGTGATCAAGGGGGCGTCGCTCTACGCCCAGACCGTGGTGACCAGCGACATCGTCCAGCGCGTCATCGCCGACGTCCGCCTGTCGATGTTCACCCATCTGCAGACCGCCGACATGGCGCAGCTGCACGCCACCCCGACCGGGGCGCTGACCTCGCGCTTCATCAACGACGTCGACCTGATCCGCAATGCGCTGACCCGCACGCTGACCGGTCTGGTGCGCGACATCCTGACGGTGATCGCGCTGGTCGGGTCGATGTTCTATCTCGACTGGCTGCTGTCGCTGATCGTCTTCATCATCTATCCCATCGCCGCGGTGCCGATCGTCCGCATCGGCAAGCGCCTGCGCCGCGTCTCGCGCGACACCCAGGCGCAGATGGGCGACATGACCTCGCTGCTGACCGAAAGCCTGTCGGGCGCGCGCATGGTCAAGACCTACAATCTGGAAGATTACGAACGCGCCCGCGCCGGCCGCGCCTTTCATGAGAACTACCAGCTGACCATGAAGGCGGTGCGCGCCCGTTCGCGCATCGATCCGATGATGGAGGTGCTTGGCGGCGTCGCGGTGGCGGGGGTGATCGCCTTCGCCGGCTACCGCATGACGATGGGCGAGGGTTCGGTCGGCGCGTTTTCAGGCTTCGTCGGCGCGCTGCTGATGGCGGCCCAGCCGGTGCGCGCCATCGGCACGCTCAACGCCGCCCTGCAGGAGGGGCTCGCCGCCGCCCAGCGCATCTTCGAACTGCTGGACCAGCAGCCGACCATCCTGGAGCGGCCCGACGCCAAGCCACTGACCGTGACCGAGGGCGCCGTCGCCCTGCGCGGCGTCCGCTTCTCCTATGAAGCCGGCGGCGAGGCCGCGGGCGACACGCTGAAGGGCATCGACCTCGACGTGCCGGCCGGCAGCACGGTGGCGCTGGTCGGGCGCAGCGGCGCCGGCAAGTCGACCGTCTTCAACCTGATCCCGCGCCTCTACGACGTGACGGGGGGCGAGGTGCTGGTCGACGGCCAGGACGTGCGCGGCGCCACCCTGCGCAGCCTGCGCGGCGCGGTGTCGATCGTCAGCCAGGACACGGTGCTGTTCAACGACACGGTGCGCGCCAACATCGGCTTCGGCCGGCTCGATGCCGGGATGGAGGAGATCGTCGCCGCCGCCAAGGCCGCCGCCGCCCATGATTTCGTCTCGCGCTTGCCCGAGGGCTACGACACGGTGATCGGCGACCGCGGCGTGAAGCTGTCGGGCGGTGAACGCCAGAGGCTGGCGCTGGCCCGCGCCTTCCTGAAGGACGCGCCGATCCTGCTGCTGGACGAGGCGACCAGCGCGCTCGACAGCGAGTCGGAACGCCTGGTCCAGGCGGCATTGGAGCGGCTGACCGAGGGACGCACCACTCTGGTGATCGCCCACCGGCTGGCGACCGTGCGCAACGCCGACCGCATCGTGGTCATGGAAGGTGGCCGCATCATCGAACAGGGCACCCATGACGCGCTGATCGCCGCCGACGGCGCCTATGCGCGGCTGTGCCGGCTGCAGTTCGGCGAGGACGAGGTGCGGGCGGGGGCTTGA
- a CDS encoding RT0821/Lpp0805 family surface protein produces MLRITNRLRATAFAAIAALSLAACQNAQGGIAGMSGTETLGTLGGAVAGGLLGSRFGGGAGKLATTAIGTLLGAYAGQQLASRFSPSDQNRASDAEERAVANNQTITWNNPQSGNRGTIQPVRTYQGSGGQTCRDYNHTVVIDGQTQVARGSACRQADGSWRLMS; encoded by the coding sequence ATGCTGCGCATCACCAACCGCCTGCGCGCGACCGCATTCGCCGCCATCGCGGCCCTATCCCTGGCCGCCTGCCAAAACGCCCAGGGCGGCATCGCTGGGATGAGCGGCACGGAAACCCTCGGCACACTGGGCGGCGCCGTTGCCGGCGGTCTGCTCGGCTCGCGCTTCGGCGGCGGGGCCGGCAAGCTGGCGACCACGGCCATCGGCACGCTGCTCGGCGCCTATGCCGGCCAGCAGCTGGCCAGCCGGTTCTCGCCGTCCGACCAGAACCGGGCGTCGGATGCGGAGGAGCGTGCCGTCGCCAACAACCAGACCATCACCTGGAACAACCCGCAATCCGGCAACAGGGGCACCATCCAGCCGGTGCGGACATATCAGGGCAGCGGCGGCCAGACCTGCCGCGATTACAACCATACCGTGGTTATCGACGGCCAGACCCAGGTCGCGCGCGGATCCGCCTGCCGACAGGCTGACGGAAGCTGGAGGCTGATGTCGTAG
- a CDS encoding potassium/proton antiporter — protein MEAVSYIILIGSTLLIVSVLTSYLALRIGAPLLLIFLGIGLLAGEDGIGHIAFNDAGSAFLIGSMALAVILFESGFDTKLASYRAAAWPAMTLATVGVAVTTGVVGVAAHYLMNLGWGEALLIGAACSSTDAAAVFFLLRVGGITLRDRVRSTLEIESGSNDPVAIMLTILLVEAATHGLASPVSILGELVLAFALGGVMGLAGGWLLVAFINKADFETGLNPVVTLTFALFIFAATNVMGGSGYLAVYAAGLYAGNVKLRGALELRRFHSGLTWLSQIVMFVMLGLLATPRELADMLLPALGIALVLIVVARPLAVWMCLLPFRFSVRETSFIAWVGLRGAVSLLLALVPVLGGLENGQLIFNTAFVVVVVSLLVQGWTIGSMARLLELIVPPRRGPVDRVELELPGNADQELVAYTVHGKSPAARGQRMPRWARPSLVIRAGAVVPLHKVKPLQPGDLVYLFTPPHRLPLIDRLYGGSRALDRSDREFYGDLVLSPDATVEQIAEMYGLPLSLPNAKFTLSDLLRNEFGGSCELGDRVRMGGVELIVRDMDEDTITSVGLALEPVRLTTRRRPLYRRVANIGGRLRGWWNEHAFRRWKEREKLRARRLAASRPVAEPPREERREERREERVESRR, from the coding sequence ATGGAGGCGGTCAGCTATATCATCCTCATCGGGTCCACGCTGCTGATCGTCAGCGTGCTGACCAGCTACCTCGCCTTGCGCATCGGCGCCCCCCTGCTTCTGATCTTCCTCGGCATCGGCCTGCTGGCGGGGGAAGACGGTATCGGCCACATCGCCTTCAACGATGCCGGGTCCGCTTTCCTGATCGGATCGATGGCGCTGGCGGTGATCCTGTTCGAAAGCGGGTTCGACACGAAGCTCGCCAGCTACAGGGCCGCCGCCTGGCCGGCGATGACGCTGGCGACGGTCGGCGTCGCGGTGACAACCGGCGTCGTCGGGGTGGCGGCCCATTACCTGATGAATCTGGGATGGGGGGAGGCGCTGCTGATCGGCGCCGCCTGCAGTTCCACCGACGCGGCGGCGGTCTTCTTCCTGCTGCGGGTGGGCGGCATCACTCTGCGCGACCGCGTGCGTTCGACGCTGGAGATCGAATCGGGCAGCAACGATCCGGTCGCCATCATGCTGACCATCCTGCTGGTGGAGGCGGCGACCCACGGTCTGGCGTCGCCCGTCTCCATTCTCGGCGAACTGGTGCTGGCCTTCGCGCTGGGCGGCGTGATGGGGCTGGCCGGCGGCTGGCTGCTGGTGGCCTTCATCAACAAGGCGGATTTCGAAACCGGGCTGAACCCGGTGGTGACGCTGACCTTCGCCCTGTTCATCTTCGCCGCCACCAATGTGATGGGCGGCAGCGGCTATCTGGCCGTCTATGCCGCCGGGCTTTATGCCGGAAACGTCAAGCTGCGCGGCGCGCTGGAACTGCGGCGCTTCCATTCCGGGCTGACCTGGCTCAGCCAGATCGTCATGTTCGTCATGCTGGGCCTGCTCGCCACCCCGCGGGAACTCGCGGACATGCTGCTGCCGGCGCTGGGGATCGCTCTGGTGCTGATCGTCGTCGCCCGGCCGCTGGCGGTCTGGATGTGCCTGCTGCCCTTCCGCTTCTCGGTGCGGGAAACCAGCTTCATCGCCTGGGTCGGCCTGCGCGGCGCCGTCTCGCTTCTGCTGGCGCTGGTGCCGGTGCTGGGCGGGCTGGAGAACGGGCAACTGATCTTCAACACGGCCTTCGTCGTCGTGGTCGTCTCGCTGCTGGTGCAGGGCTGGACCATCGGCAGCATGGCCCGCCTGCTGGAACTGATCGTCCCGCCCCGCCGCGGCCCGGTGGACCGCGTGGAACTGGAGCTTCCCGGCAATGCGGATCAGGAGCTCGTCGCCTACACCGTCCATGGCAAGAGCCCGGCGGCGCGCGGCCAGCGCATGCCGCGCTGGGCCAGGCCGTCGCTGGTCATCCGCGCCGGGGCGGTGGTGCCGCTGCACAAGGTCAAGCCGTTGCAGCCGGGCGACCTCGTCTACCTGTTCACGCCGCCGCACCGTCTTCCGCTGATCGACAGGCTCTATGGCGGCAGCCGGGCACTCGACCGCTCCGACCGTGAATTCTACGGTGATCTGGTGCTGAGTCCCGATGCCACGGTGGAGCAGATCGCCGAGATGTACGGCCTGCCGCTGTCGCTGCCCAACGCCAAGTTTACGCTGAGCGACCTGCTGCGCAACGAGTTCGGCGGCTCGTGCGAACTGGGCGACCGGGTGCGCATGGGTGGTGTCGAACTGATCGTGCGCGACATGGACGAGGACACCATCACCTCGGTCGGGCTGGCGCTGGAGCCCGTCCGCCTCACCACCCGGCGCCGGCCGCTCTATCGGCGAGTCGCCAACATCGGCGGACGGCTGCGCGGCTGGTGGAACGAGCATGCCTTCCGCCGTTGGAAGGAGCGCGAGAAACTGCGGGCCCGACGCTTGGCGGCCTCCCGGCCCGTGGCGGAGCCGCCGCGCGAGGAGAGGCGCGAGGAGAGGCGGGAGGAGAGGGTGGAAAGCCGCCGCTAG
- a CDS encoding ABC transporter permease, whose product MAMATDAKSSGSPSFSPRRLWSRVGPTGLFALILALLIALPILAVFVQAAGVSTDLWGHMARTVLPDYILNTLILLGIVGVVTMVTGVACAWTVTMHDFRGRGVLQWLLLLPLAMPAYVLAYTYTDFLQFAGPLQSFLRAAFGWRRGDYWFPDIHTAWGAGLVLSSVLYPYVYVLTRAAFLEQSVCVLEASRTLGCTQFGAFRRVALPLARPALVAGVGYALMETLADFGAVRYFGIDTFTVGIYRTWFALGDSAAAAQLAAVLLLVVLALVGLERLSRGKMRFHQTTGRYRALPAPRLSARGTVVAWFVCLTPVLFGFLLPGAVLIRMILRGGTELTLARFMDLTVNTFILGASGAALVVVVALMVIHGVRHDRSGLATGAARLASLGYATPGTVIAVGILITVGLTRDWTGWPVGAILGATIAGILYGYLIRFFVVAYGPLESGFAKIGPNLEGAARSLGHTPLQVLRRVHLPLLRPSLLSAAMLVFVDITKELPATMILRPFNFDTLAIEAFRMASTERLDDAALPALVIVLVGLAPVIYLSRTIASSRPGHRG is encoded by the coding sequence ATGGCGATGGCGACCGACGCGAAGTCATCCGGCTCTCCGTCCTTCTCTCCTCGTCGATTGTGGTCGAGGGTGGGCCCGACCGGGCTGTTCGCCCTGATCCTCGCATTGCTGATCGCGCTGCCGATCCTCGCCGTCTTCGTCCAGGCGGCCGGCGTCTCCACCGACCTGTGGGGACACATGGCGCGGACGGTGCTTCCCGACTACATCCTCAACACCCTGATCCTGCTGGGGATCGTCGGGGTGGTCACGATGGTGACCGGCGTCGCCTGCGCCTGGACCGTCACCATGCACGACTTTCGCGGGCGTGGGGTCCTGCAATGGCTGCTGCTGCTGCCGCTGGCCATGCCGGCCTATGTGCTGGCCTACACCTACACCGACTTCCTGCAATTCGCCGGGCCGCTGCAATCCTTCCTGCGCGCCGCCTTCGGCTGGCGCCGCGGCGACTACTGGTTCCCGGACATCCACACCGCCTGGGGCGCCGGGCTGGTGCTGTCGTCGGTGCTCTATCCTTACGTCTATGTGCTGACCCGCGCCGCTTTCCTTGAGCAATCGGTCTGCGTGCTGGAGGCCAGCCGTACGCTGGGCTGCACCCAGTTCGGCGCCTTCCGCCGCGTGGCGCTGCCGCTGGCGCGCCCGGCGCTGGTGGCCGGTGTCGGCTATGCGCTGATGGAGACGCTGGCCGATTTCGGCGCCGTCCGCTACTTCGGCATCGACACCTTCACCGTCGGCATCTATCGCACCTGGTTCGCGTTGGGCGACTCGGCCGCGGCGGCTCAGCTTGCTGCCGTGCTTCTGCTGGTGGTGCTGGCCCTGGTGGGTCTGGAGCGGCTGTCGCGCGGAAAGATGCGCTTCCACCAGACCACCGGCCGCTACCGCGCCCTGCCCGCCCCGCGCCTGTCTGCCCGCGGCACGGTGGTGGCCTGGTTCGTCTGCCTGACGCCGGTGCTGTTCGGCTTCCTGCTGCCGGGCGCGGTGCTGATCCGCATGATCCTGCGCGGCGGCACGGAGTTGACGCTGGCCCGCTTCATGGACCTGACGGTCAACACCTTTATCCTGGGGGCCAGCGGCGCCGCCCTGGTCGTCGTGGTGGCGCTGATGGTGATCCATGGCGTGCGCCACGACCGCAGCGGGCTCGCCACCGGCGCCGCGCGGCTCGCCTCGCTCGGCTACGCCACGCCGGGAACGGTGATCGCGGTGGGCATCCTGATCACCGTCGGTCTGACCCGCGACTGGACCGGCTGGCCGGTCGGCGCCATCCTCGGCGCCACCATCGCCGGCATCCTCTACGGCTATCTGATCCGCTTCTTCGTGGTGGCCTATGGGCCGCTCGAATCCGGCTTCGCCAAGATCGGCCCCAATCTGGAAGGTGCGGCCCGCTCGCTCGGCCACACGCCGCTGCAGGTGCTGCGCCGGGTCCATCTGCCGCTGCTGCGCCCCAGCCTGCTGAGCGCCGCCATGCTGGTCTTCGTCGACATCACCAAGGAGCTGCCGGCGACGATGATCCTGCGGCCCTTCAACTTCGACACGCTTGCGATCGAAGCGTTCCGCATGGCCTCGACCGAGCGGCTGGACGACGCCGCCCTGCCCGCCCTGGTGATCGTGCTGGTCGGCCTAGCCCCGGTGATCTACCTGAGCCGCACCATCGCCTCGTCGCGCCCAGGCCATCGCGGGTAA